The genomic region AGCTCTGGCAAAAGAAGTTGATGTTCCTGTTTCTGTTGATACTGTTAAGCTTGCTGTAGCAGAAGAAGCCTTGAAAAACGGGTGTAGTATTGTTAACGATTCCTGTGGTCTTCAAAAATATCCTGAAATTGCAGATTTAGTTGCAAAATACAATGCCGGCCTTGTTATTATGCATAATGCTACAAATAACCGTTACAATGATATAATTGGTGATATTATTAAGTTTTTACGTAACAGTGTAGACACAGCAATTAGAGCGGGTGTAAGTAAGGAAAATATTATCGTTGATCCGGGTATCGGAGCGACATTCGGAAAAAGTGCAGACCAACAGTTTGAAATACTTAAACGCTTTCGGGAATTAACAATCCTTGGCTTCCCGGTCATGTTGGCAATTTCAAGGAAATCATTTATAAAAAATTATTTGAAAGCAGAATCCAGTGACGAAATTCTACCTGCTACTCTTGCTGCGACAGCATATGGCATTTCGCAAGGGGTTAAATTTGTACGAGCTCATGATATTAGTGAAACAATCCAAACAGTTAAAATTATAAATAGGATTCTGAATAACTATGTTGAAGATTAAATTAAATAATATGCAATTTTATGGTTATCATGGCGTATTACCCGAGGAAAAGAAATTAGGGCAGATTTTTCAGGTCGATGTGGTTGTATACATATCTGAAGAATGTATTAAGAACGATAATCTGGAAAATACGGTAAATTATGTAGAAATATATAATATTGTTAAAAATGAAATTGAAAACCAAAGATATAATTTAATAGAGTTCCTTGCTGAACGTATAGCTGAAAAAATTCACAGTTTTTATTCAAAGCCAATAACGCGGATTATTGTGCGTATACGAAAACCCTCCGCGCCTATTAATGGTATTTTGGATTATGCAGAAGTTGAGGTTGATAAGAACTATGGATGACATTATATTGAGTTTGGGGTCAAATATAGGCGATAGGGAAAAGAACCTTAAGACTGCTTTATATCATATTATCCAGAATCCGTGTATTAGTCTTGTTGCAGTTTCAAACATTTATAATACGGAACCGGTTGGGTATGTGGATCAGGGGCCTTTTTTAAATTTATGTGTTTCAATACAGACAACTCTCAATCCATATGAATTGTTATCGTCACTGCAAAATATTGAACGATTAATGCAACGGGAAAGAAATATTAGATGGGGACCGAGAAACATTGATATTGATATAATATTTTATCGTGATGAGGTAATAAACGAAGAAAATCTAATTATTCCGCATCCAAGATACAAAGAAAGAAATTTTGTTATTATTCCGTTGTTGGACATTTGCGAAAAAGCGTTAATACCCAAGTTTAAGTCAATGATTCGTCAGGAAGGAAGAGTTGAGTTATATCGGAAATTCAATTTAAATGAATTATTAGAAGAAGTAAAAATAATACAAAATAGCAAAATATTTCTTTAACAACATATTGTTAAAGGGGTTGTAAAACATGAATACTGAAAAAATAAAATCATTAATTAGGGAGTTAATAATAGAAATAGGGGATGATCCTGATAGAGAAGGTTTAATTGAAACCCCTTCTCGCGTAGCAGAGATGTTCAAGGAAATTTTTTCGGGTTATCAGGATATACCGGAAAATACAGTTAAATTATTTAAAGAAACAAAACATGGTGATGGGATTATTATTAAAGACATTCCTTTTTATTCAATGTGTGAACACCATATTATGCCGTTTTTTGGAGTAATAGACGTAGCATATATTCCCAATAATGAATCTATATTAGGGTTAAGTAAATTTTCGCGAATAGTTGATTATTACAGCAAAAGGTTACAACTACAGGAATGTCTGGGAGAGCAGATATGTGATTTTATCATGAAGGAAGTCAATGCCCGTGGTGCTATGGTAATAATAAAAGCAGAGCATTTATGCATGTCGATGAGAGGAGTTAAGAAATCCGGAGTTAATACTATTACAAAAACTTCAAAAGGCGTGTTTAATGATAATTCTGAACTTAGAATGGAATATTTATCTTTATTGTTGAATATGTAAAACAGTTAATAATTGAGTAAAATTTTGGCATATTATTTGTAAAATTTGACAACAGCTTTTTAAAATCTAAACCTTGTATAATAAGTATTAGCACAATATAAAAAACACTTATACAAAAATTATGCTGTACAAACAACTAAGGAGATATTTTTAATGTGGAAAAATTATAAAAAAATATTTTCATGGTTGTTTCAAATTGTTTTTCAATATAAAGAAAAACTATTTTTAATGATATTTTTACACTTGCTAATTTCAGGATGCAGCCTGGTTGTGCCTGTGTATTTTAAATTATTTATTGATTTTATTATTCCAAGTAAAGATATTGTTTTGTTTATCATATTTTTAACCTTAGTGTTTGTTGTTATTTCTATTATTCCTTTGCTAAATAAAATGAAGGAAACATGTATCAGCACAGTCATCCTTAATTCAATAAAAAATGTTCAGTTACAGGTATTAAAAAAGCAAAGATATCTGGGGTTTGATTATTTTGAGAAGAATCCCGTAAGTGAACAACTATCTATTTATTCAGGTGATATTAATTATGTAAGCAATATTTATGATGCTTTATTTAGAACGGTTTTAGCAAAAATTTTTACCATATGTATCGCTGTAATCATAATATTGAATACAGATTATGTGATTTTTCTTTTTACTATATTGGTTATTGGCTTATATTTCGTAGCGGGATTGCCGTTTGAAAAAAGAAAGGCTGAAGCAGATGAAAGGATTACACAGTCACGAAAAGAATACCATACTGTAGCATATGAAACAATTTCATCGCTTCCAACCGTTTGTTCTTATAATAGTGAAGAATGGATCAAAAAAAGATTTACGAAATATCTTACATTATTTAACGATATTTTTGTTAAAGGTATTATGATTGGTTTTTACACTGGGTCTGCAAGGCAACTTATTTTGCTGATTGGCAGAGTTTTTATATTGATAATTAGTTTTTTGCGTATAAGAAGCGGTGATATAGCTATATCTGATTTTATTTTGGTTAATACATATTACTTTTTATGTTTTTCTAATTTAACGGAAATGTCTTCCCGCATTGTTGATATGTTTTCATATTTACATCATGCAAAGTTTATTATTGAATTTCTGGATATGGAAGTAACGGTTAAAGAACCTGAAAAGCCCGTAAATCATAAAATATCGGGCGAAATTGAATTTCGTAATGTAAGTTTTCAGTATAATTCAGATAAACAAATACTGAAAAACATAAACCTTAAAATTAATAAAGGAGAACATATAGCGCTTGTTGGCAAAAGCGGAAGTGGAAAGTCCACAATTGCTAAACTGATTGCACGTTTTTATGACCCGTCATCAGGAGAAATATTAATTGACGGAATATCAAATAAACTTTATTCTTTTAAGGACTTGAGAGAATCAATTGGTTTTATATTTCAAGAGCCATTTATCTATTCAATGTCTGTTAAAGATAATATTCTGTTTGGCCGCCCGGAAGCGACATTAGATGAGGTAATTGATGCTGCTAAAAAAGCTATGGCGCATGAATTTATTTTACAACTCAAAGATGGATATGATACTGTTTTAGGGAAGCAAGGACATGAGCTTTCCAGTGGGCAGAAGCAACGAATATCAATTGCGAGAATTATATTAAAAAATCCGAGTATTATTGTCTTAGATGAGGCTACTTCTAATCTTGATAACATTTCTGAAGCATACATCAAAAAAATGCTTGAAACATATTTTGCTGATAAAACATTAATTGTTATTTCACATAAGTTTTCTAATATTAAGGGGTTTAAAAAAATCTTTGTTATTGATGATGGAAACATAGTGGAATGCGGCAGTTATGAAGATTTGATTAGAAAAAGGGGTAAATTTTTTAAACTGTATAAATATCAAACTGATCGTACATGGGGGAGTTAGTTTGTTTAAGTTTATTTTTAAAATTATAAAATCTAAAGGGATTTATTTTTTTACAAGTTTATTATTGCTATTGGTTACAAATATCTCATCACTGTTATTAATTAGTATGCAGAAAGTTCTTATAGACAATGTTTTTGTAAATTTTAGTACGGCATTATTCGTTAAAACACTTATAATTATAATATTATTGACATTAATAAACATTTTTTTGTATTCCTTAAATCCATATATCATGTTAAAACATCAAATGATGTCACGGATTTCATTGTGTAGTGAAATTATAAATAAAATTTATTCATTGCCATTAGATGTTTTTATGCGAAAAAAGACCGCAGATTTTACTAATTATATATTGCGGGATGCTGCCATATGCACTCATTTTGTTTCTTTTATTTTACCTCAATTTATAAATGTGGTAATATTGTTTATTGTTTATACAGTGTATCTTATTCACATTGATTACAAAATTATACTGTTCGTTGTTATTGGTTCAATTGCTATCATTATTTTGGAACGAAAAACGGGGGGATTGGTGAGGGACAATCGCAAAATTATTATGGAAAATGAAAATAAAATAATGGCATTTTTCGACGAGGCATTAACACATACAAGACAGGTTATTGCTTTTCATCGTGAAAAATGGGAAGCAGGTGTGTTCAATAAAATATTTAAGAATTACTTTGATAGTTGTCTTAAACAAATTAAAATTACTTCTAACATAACTCTATTGAAAGAATGGTGTAAATGGTTTCCGCAAGTTATTATTTTGGCTATTATTGGTTATAACGCAATTTTCAAGGAAATGTCCGTTGGAACTATGATTATTGCTTATGAGTTGTCCAGCAATGCGATGGATTATATTCTTTCTATTTTCAACTATGTTATAGAATTACAAAATGGAAAGCCATATTTAGTTAATATAAAAACATTGCTTAATGAAAAAGAAATAAAATACGGGCAGGAAGGATTTCCTCATGAATATAAAGTTGTTGAATTGAAAAAAATAAATTTTTCATATAATTCAGATAAACTTATATTGAAAGATATATCTATGAAATTCTGCAAAAATGAAATAATTGCAATTGTGGGAAAAAGCGGGAGTGGAAAATCAACAATTGGAAGACTGTTATCACGGAAATACGAGCCTGACTGTGGTGATATATTAATAGACGGTATACCAGTGAAAAAAATAAAACTTACAGAATGGAACAAGCATATTAAATTAGTTAATGAAGACTCTTTCATATTTGCTGATACGATAAAAAATAACATTTTATTGGGAAGGCGGGATATTACCGATGAACAGTTACATAATATTTGCATGATGGTCGAATTGCATGATTATATAATGAGACTG from Thermoclostridium stercorarium subsp. stercorarium DSM 8532 harbors:
- the folB gene encoding dihydroneopterin aldolase → MLKIKLNNMQFYGYHGVLPEEKKLGQIFQVDVVVYISEECIKNDNLENTVNYVEIYNIVKNEIENQRYNLIEFLAERIAEKIHSFYSKPITRIIVRIRKPSAPINGILDYAEVEVDKNYG
- the folK gene encoding 2-amino-4-hydroxy-6-hydroxymethyldihydropteridine diphosphokinase codes for the protein MDDIILSLGSNIGDREKNLKTALYHIIQNPCISLVAVSNIYNTEPVGYVDQGPFLNLCVSIQTTLNPYELLSSLQNIERLMQRERNIRWGPRNIDIDIIFYRDEVINEENLIIPHPRYKERNFVIIPLLDICEKALIPKFKSMIRQEGRVELYRKFNLNELLEEVKIIQNSKIFL
- the folE gene encoding GTP cyclohydrolase I FolE, which codes for MNTEKIKSLIRELIIEIGDDPDREGLIETPSRVAEMFKEIFSGYQDIPENTVKLFKETKHGDGIIIKDIPFYSMCEHHIMPFFGVIDVAYIPNNESILGLSKFSRIVDYYSKRLQLQECLGEQICDFIMKEVNARGAMVIIKAEHLCMSMRGVKKSGVNTITKTSKGVFNDNSELRMEYLSLLLNM
- a CDS encoding ABC transporter ATP-binding protein; translated protein: MWKNYKKIFSWLFQIVFQYKEKLFLMIFLHLLISGCSLVVPVYFKLFIDFIIPSKDIVLFIIFLTLVFVVISIIPLLNKMKETCISTVILNSIKNVQLQVLKKQRYLGFDYFEKNPVSEQLSIYSGDINYVSNIYDALFRTVLAKIFTICIAVIIILNTDYVIFLFTILVIGLYFVAGLPFEKRKAEADERITQSRKEYHTVAYETISSLPTVCSYNSEEWIKKRFTKYLTLFNDIFVKGIMIGFYTGSARQLILLIGRVFILIISFLRIRSGDIAISDFILVNTYYFLCFSNLTEMSSRIVDMFSYLHHAKFIIEFLDMEVTVKEPEKPVNHKISGEIEFRNVSFQYNSDKQILKNINLKINKGEHIALVGKSGSGKSTIAKLIARFYDPSSGEILIDGISNKLYSFKDLRESIGFIFQEPFIYSMSVKDNILFGRPEATLDEVIDAAKKAMAHEFILQLKDGYDTVLGKQGHELSSGQKQRISIARIILKNPSIIVLDEATSNLDNISEAYIKKMLETYFADKTLIVISHKFSNIKGFKKIFVIDDGNIVECGSYEDLIRKRGKFFKLYKYQTDRTWGS
- a CDS encoding ABC transporter ATP-binding protein; the protein is MFKFIFKIIKSKGIYFFTSLLLLLVTNISSLLLISMQKVLIDNVFVNFSTALFVKTLIIIILLTLINIFLYSLNPYIMLKHQMMSRISLCSEIINKIYSLPLDVFMRKKTADFTNYILRDAAICTHFVSFILPQFINVVILFIVYTVYLIHIDYKIILFVVIGSIAIIILERKTGGLVRDNRKIIMENENKIMAFFDEALTHTRQVIAFHREKWEAGVFNKIFKNYFDSCLKQIKITSNITLLKEWCKWFPQVIILAIIGYNAIFKEMSVGTMIIAYELSSNAMDYILSIFNYVIELQNGKPYLVNIKTLLNEKEIKYGQEGFPHEYKVVELKKINFSYNSDKLILKDISMKFCKNEIIAIVGKSGSGKSTIGRLLSRKYEPDCGDILIDGIPVKKIKLTEWNKHIKLVNEDSFIFADTIKNNILLGRRDITDEQLHNICMMVELHDYIMRLPHQYDELLGEQGVTLSGGQKSRLLIARALVNNPDILILDETFSSLDAETEYMIYSNIRWYRADKITIIVTHRLSSITNADRIYVIDNGEIVEAGTHEELINKKSLYYELYNFDKREKPYGFESRFRHQKV